In the Salvia miltiorrhiza cultivar Shanhuang (shh) chromosome 8, IMPLAD_Smil_shh, whole genome shotgun sequence genome, TAGGCACTTCATCAAGGAAAAGATTGAGGAAAAGATTGTGGAGCTCCCGTTTGTGAGGTCCGAAGATCAGCTCGCTGATATCCTAACCAAAGCTGTAGACTTCAAAAGTTTTTCAGAAGTTCTTTCCAAGTTGAGTatcggaaatcccgtcactcaacttgagggggagtgttgagaATAAAAAGTCAGCAGACAAataaagttagtcaaaagataaagttagtcaaaagataaTCAAGGATCCCTTAATTATAGggatcctcatgatgttgtaggaatcctcatgatgttgtaggaatcctcatgatgttgtagaAGTAATATTGAATATCAGCTCCCTTCTTAATACTATAAAAGGGATGATTGTATCAGCAGGAAATAACAAGAAATACAAGAACAATATTCAAGAAACAAATTCTCTCTTCTATGATGATAACATGTTTTAACATGAATGAGCCGAGCTGATACCGCACAGATTTAGGAGATTAAAGGGAGTAAATAACCAAATGAGATCCTCTGTCctaaaatatagtgtgtaccacgtgtaccactcttgatttctttatatttataaattattttttattccattttaatttattatgcttttatataatataaagataattaacaagggttcactcatccatttagggtttataattatttttttatatttatttgaattaataatagattatttgggttcattaattcaaagttagggtatataatttttaaaattttaatttttcaatgataaatactaattagagtttataataatatgataatttttatttttataaaaaacaatttataaaacaaagaaattaataatggtacacgtggtacacacaatattgtGGGACAGATGATCTCATCTGGTAAATAACCTACATCTAAAATGGCATCGTAATGCGTTTGGGACATGGAGTGGGACAGGGTTTGGATACAGAGGATCCGAACTGAGTAAATGTAGTCTTAGGATTTGTTAGACCATCTTTATCGGTTCATTTGAGAAAAACAGGTCGACCAcctagaaattaaaaaaaaaaaaattgaaatggtTTGATGTTTAGATGTTCGACCACCTCTAAATCGAGACTGCAtggcctctctctctcctccaagAATGCACAAATAGGAAGATGACACTTGTCACTATTTTATtggtttgaaatattttatttaaataaatagataaaattattatattttttatataaaatattaaaaaaaattaaaaatatcaaaatttatattttttcattatctataaatagagaccaCTCTTATTATATTTCAACAAACCTTCAAATTCTTCTTTTTCCCCTCTTTACATATAACATCTAGTATTTCTTTCTCAATTTTACAATGGATCGAGACAATaattctttcttcaactctCAATCAATCCATCCCAAGTCTATTATCCAAATCTTGCTGATATTCCAAGCTCCAATGAATCTTAGAGTTTGATTATTACATGACAACATATATGGCAAAAGTTTGACGATCATAATTAAAAGCttagtatgtatttttttttccaatttcgAGTTTggattgtaatttatatttttagtttgttgtaatttaaatttttattaattttttatttttttcattttaattatttttataatattttaatttatatttaatactccatccgtccaccaattcaaggcctacttgcctttttggtccgtccacaaaaacaaggcctacctatttttggtaagtttttattcattatttaatcaaaaaagtcaaagattctttacaaaaaagtgggaccctttctccactcaactaataaaaatacattttttcttaaaaagtgggaccatttctccactcaactaataaaaatacactttttcttaaaacccatattttttcatataggcctttaattggtggacggagggagtattattaaaactattacgattaaaaataataataaataattatatactcctATAATATTTCAGTTGGGTGGTTGAGATGTTCATTGATAAATCAACTAAAATAGAGGTGGTTGGATTgggataaatattaataatatatatataaaaaaaagttaattaaatattaaagattatTGAATGATTACATGATTGGATTATTGCTGATAAACATAGTCTTACCTTTGCGGGGTATACATAGAAACGAAGGCCCAGATTtaaatttaaagtttcaaacCGCACATTCAAAAGTACCTACTTCGAATCCCACCATCTCTAACGGTCTACAAATACTTTCAACTCCTCTCTGTTGTGCAAAAATCTGAAATTGTTATGGCTACTCAACCACAAAATCGATGCGTCACACCAACTCAACTACAAACCCCAGCCAAGGATCGTCACAATCCCACCTCAATTGCCCAGGTCAGAGTGATCGTACGACTCCGGCCCTTTCTCTCTCATGAAGTTTCTTCGAGAAATGAACACCCCATCTCCTGCGTCTCTCTCCACACCTCTTCCTCAAATGAAGTCTCTGTTCTTCTCAAAGATCAAGAAACCAGGTTTTTTTTTAGTTCATGAGTttgaaaattctcaattttgtTGTTTGGATGAGAAATTTGATATCTTCCCTTGTCTCCTTTTGTGTGTGTAGTCGAAATGAGTGCTACAGTTTGGACGGCTTTTTCGGGCAGGACGACAACAATTTGAGCCAGATTTTCGAGAGGGAAGTGAAGCCTTTGATTCCAGCATTATTTCAGGGCTATAACGCCACCGTCTTTGCTTACGGTGCCACCGGTAGCGGGAAGACGTATACGATGCAGGTTTTATGCCTTAAACTACCTTATCGGGGCGAAACTAGGACTTAAAGAATGtgaaatataataataaataaatttataattgcaTATTGAACACAAATTACTTGTTTGACTTTGTATATATTTCATCAGAAGCAGAGACTGACATGCTAGTATTTTGTGTAGAATTTGATCCCACAATACAGTTTAATGGCTTAGCATTGTAATTATGGTGTTCCCACATAACTAGACTAGATAGGATTCTGCGTTGCACTTGTGTCGAAAGTTGAGGCAGGGGAATCCAATATTTGTTACTGCTAAATTTGCTAGTAGAATGTTAAGATCTTAAACCTGCATTTGGTAAAATGAAAATCGCAGGGGAGCGAGGTGCTGCCTGGTATAATGCATCTTGCAGTTGCGAGCATATTGTCTGAGAGCAAGTGTATGGGAAGTAGCATTGCAGTATCGTACTATGAGATATACTTGGACAGATGTTATGATCTATTAGATCCTAAAGAAAAGGAGATCATGATCTTGGATGACAAGGATGGACTGATGCATCTGAAGGGACTGGCTCAAATTGAAGTGAACTCAATCGACAAGTTTCATGAGATTTTCGACTCTGCACTCCAAAGACGAAAAGTTGCATGCACGGGTCACAATGATGTATCAAGCCGTAGCCATGGCGTGCTAGTGATTACTGTATCCACCCCTTCCCATGAATCAATGAGAAATAATGTCACTGGAAAACTTAACCTCATTGATTTAGCAGGTTTTGAATAATCTGAGCTACTGTTTCTATTGTAAATCTCAAGAAGGTTATTTTAACATTTGATTGTCTATGATTGAAACATAGGTAATGAAGACAACAGGAGAGTTTGCAATGAAGGAATTCGACTTCAAGAGAGCACTAAGATCAACCAGTCACTTTTTGCACTGTCTAATGTGATTTATGCACTCAATAACAGCAAACCAAGAGTGCCATATAGAGATAGCAAATTGACACGCATATTGCAGGATTCTCTTGGAGGAACAAGCCGTGCCCTTATGGTGGCTTGTCTGGTATATTAACTAATCTTTTCAGTGTGTTTTTTAAGTTTTGAAGTAACAAGAACCTTGTATTAACTCATACTTCTTGGGTTGCAGAATCCAGGAGAGTACCAAGAATGTGTTCATACAGTTAGCTTGGCCGCAAGGTCTCGCCAAGTTTCCAATTTTGTATGTCCTACTCACAAAAAGGCCAATTCAAGCATGAAAGTTGACATGGAGGCAAAGCTCCAGGCATGGCTAGCATCGAAAGGCAAAACGAAAGGTGGTCAGAGGATATACAGTTCTCCGTTTCACGCTAGAAGTCCTTGTTCAGTGAAACCTATAAGGAATCTATTTAATGGTGGAGTTCACAGTGATTATAAAAGGGAGGTTAGTGTTAACATGAAGATATGTTTGTGCTTTAGGAAATGTGTTTCATTAGAAAAGCTAgtgtgtttaatttattttttgctcTACTTTATTGTAGATTATTCCCTCACCTATTCATACATTTCTCTTTTACTTTCTAAGTTTTTCatttatctttcattttttatctttcTAATAACTACAAAATGTTATTTTATATCTAGCGTTTTCTAATATACACACAATGTTTTAACAAAAGTTATACTCTTGATAGTACTTTATATACATAAGTAATCTAAAAACAGATATATGATTTATACCAACCAAAACTTCAAACTACACATACATTCTAATAATGTGGTTTTACTGCACAGGTTCAAAACCTTGCTGCTGCAGAAACTAACCAAGAAAAGCTTCCTGTACCAGTAGTTTCTGTAGATGCATCGAAATCAAATCCTGCTGGTACACTATCTCAATGCATTTGAATCATCAAAGCTTTCATCTCTAAAACGTTAAGCCActgtaatataaaaatatatattgcatTTCAAGCACGTTAGTATGATACTTCTTTATTTCAGATGATTTACGATCTGGGAGGGAAACAACAGCAAACAAATGTGTCAATGCCATTAGCCTGTCACCGGCAAATGAGAAAATCGGAGCACTTCAGAAGCCCCATCGGGAGGTCCTCTCACCAATTCACTCCAACATTGAGAGCTCGAATTTTGTTTCTTCGGATCCAAAGACTCCTAAATTACGTGCAGTAACATGTGATGGAGAAAATAGCATCGATGAGTATGGCACCCCACTTGATAAAATTACTGCTCGGAGCTCCAGCTTAAAGGTATTCCCCCACTTTTTGCCTTTATAACTTACGTGACTCTGTTCCTGTGCTGATAAATATAAATGGATTTTTGGGACAGGCATCTCTTCTCCAGGATTACATAGAATTCTTAAATGCAGCTAGCAGGTAACAACAccttttattgttattatacatGGAATATGCATTCATCTTATTCTTCAATTTGTATTGAACTATTTTCATGTCTATTATTATGTCAGAGAGGAGCTAATGGAGCTAAAGGTAGTATTACTCTCGGATCGCCATGGATTATAATAGAATTCCTAACTTTGTGAATGATGATTAGTTGTTTATTGTTTTAGGGTATTGGGCAAAAGATGGCTGATTACATCATTGAGCTGAGGGAAACAAGCCCTTTAAAATCTGTAAGAAAAATTTGTACTCTACATATGACTTAAGTTTAAAAGTCGCCTCTAACTCTCTCATTCGACCTTATGCAGCTAGGCGACCTCGAGAAGATAGGCCTTTCCTCAAAGCAGGTATGACATAAACATATGTTTCCACAAGAACTGTTGTGTTGAATTGAATTAGAaatattgaataaatatattatataggtGCATAACATGTTTGGAAGGGCTGCAAGAGGACTACTTGAGAATCTCATACACAACGCCTAGTTGTCAGTTTACTCGATCCAAAGCTGCAAAGGCAACATTTGCCCTTCCCCCTGCTAGGTGCTTTGTGTGTTATAGAATTTGAGTGTTTAGATGCATTTGTCTATGTATCAATTAGGAATTTAGATGCATGTTACTAGAATAACATGTAGTAGATGTTAATAGATTAACATGTTGCATGTTTGTGGCTTTAACTTTCTAAGTTTTTCCATCCCTACTTTTCTTCtctttgtaatttatttttattgtggCACTTGAATGCATCACTTTTGGGTTGTAACGACCAAGTAATTCTTTCAAGATTTTAGGCAAGATACAAGTACAAATAAATCAATGATACTAAACTAGCAGTAAATCATGTTTAAGATTAAATGATAGTAATAGATTTTGTATAAGAAAGTTAGTTATCACAAAATTGAGGTATTCTACAAATAAATTTTCGGATTTAAAAGTTGAGGTATGCTCTAAAACTCGTAACATAAAAGTTGAGGTATTGTTTTAGTTAAAGATAAATTTTATATAGTGAGTCGTGTAGGTCACAAGACTTTGAGTTTACAAGTTACAAGAAGATGATCATTGATCAAAGCAAGGCAGCAGAGATTGATACTAATACTAAAAGATGTAAACAACCACACTCCATCACGGAACGCACAAACTTATTACAAAAGGCTCTGAGGGCCTTCTGGTAAATACACACTCGGAACAAACTTGGTAAATACTAGTAGTAGTATTCTTCTTCATCTCTGCTTCGCTTCGCACCTCCATTTCACTTGCAGTTGCACGGATCGCAGGTGCAGTTAGCTCCGCACTTGCACCCGTTCTCGTCCTCGCCCATACCCATCTCCGATCCCTCAAAGTATCTGCGCAATTATTCACTTTTTTAGAAAACTCTATCAAATCAAACAGAAAAATCATTCAATTTACAAAACCACGCGTACGTCTTCTGAGGAGCAACGCCGAGCACGAGGGTTTCGGCGGCGCCGGAAGCCTCTGAGTAGCTCAAGTCCGGGTACATGCCGCAACTGCACACATCATTCCATCCAAAATTGATCAATAaacaaaacatttttttttaattggagaAATATATATTGAGAATTGAGATGATTAATTACCCTGTGCAGCCATTGCCGCACTTGCAGCTGGATCCGCAACCACAGTTTCCAGAGCAGCAAGACATCTTCTTCTAATTTTCTTTTCTCGGAAAATAGGGGAAATAAATTGCAGTGATCAGAAGATTCAAACTTCTCAAGACTTTGCGCTTTGATGAGTGAAGCAATTGTTTGTGTCCTCGTTTTATAATGGAGCGAGGAGGAGGGAGTGT is a window encoding:
- the LOC130997561 gene encoding kinesin-like protein KIN-10C, which gives rise to MATQPQNRCVTPTQLQTPAKDRHNPTSIAQVRVIVRLRPFLSHEVSSRNEHPISCVSLHTSSSNEVSVLLKDQETSRNECYSLDGFFGQDDNNLSQIFEREVKPLIPALFQGYNATVFAYGATGSGKTYTMQGSEVLPGIMHLAVASILSESKCMGSSIAVSYYEIYLDRCYDLLDPKEKEIMILDDKDGLMHLKGLAQIEVNSIDKFHEIFDSALQRRKVACTGHNDVSSRSHGVLVITVSTPSHESMRNNVTGKLNLIDLAGNEDNRRVCNEGIRLQESTKINQSLFALSNVIYALNNSKPRVPYRDSKLTRILQDSLGGTSRALMVACLNPGEYQECVHTVSLAARSRQVSNFVCPTHKKANSSMKVDMEAKLQAWLASKGKTKGGQRIYSSPFHARSPCSVKPIRNLFNGGVHSDYKREVQNLAAAETNQEKLPVPVVSVDASKSNPADDLRSGRETTANKCVNAISLSPANEKIGALQKPHREVLSPIHSNIESSNFVSSDPKTPKLRAVTCDGENSIDEYGTPLDKITARSSSLKASLLQDYIEFLNAASREELMELKGIGQKMADYIIELRETSPLKSLGDLEKIGLSSKQVHNMFGRAARGLLENLIHNA
- the LOC130997562 gene encoding metallothionein-like protein type 2 — protein: MSCCSGNCGCGSSCKCGNGCTGCGMYPDLSYSEASGAAETLVLGVAPQKTYFEGSEMGMGEDENGCKCGANCTCDPCNCK